The DNA region ttggtgaagttattaattacactttgtatcaatacacacagtcactacaaagatacaagcgtccttcctaactcagttgggGGAGAGtaaggaaaccgctcagagaAACCGCTCAAATCCAACACTCTTCATATTtgcaagcatggtggtggctgcatcattatggatatgcttgtcatcggcaaggactagggagtttatagggtaaaaataaacggaatacagctataagcacaggcggaaacctagttcagtctgctttctaacagacactgggagataacATCACCTTCAGCAGGAAATACATTTTGCCAATTTATTCATTAATAAATGTAGctattagatagttaatccagagattcttacctttacCTTCGGCAGTCTTGTCCacatcatcatggcatttgtagttctttatgatagccacattagcagctaattagggagggggggggggggggtaaatacaggcaaatatattgatTGAAGTAACCTTGTCCTATATATTTATACTGTTATTAAAACAgcatgccagggtaagcctacacgaaacacagcccttatttgaagtgtttctgaAATCCCCTATGGGAGAAATGaatggaaccatttccttgtgtgactgctaggttttatgggtattatgactcatactgtggtactctatagcCCAcatcagcgtttcccaaactcgggaccccaaggggtgcacctTTTGGGTTTttccctaacactacacagcacaTTCAAATAATCAtaacttgatgattagttgattatttgaatccgcTGTGTAGTTCTAGGGTAAAAACCAAACTGTGCACACCTTGGGTTCCCAAGGACCGAGTTTGAGAAACCCCGTCCTAAATGATaagattattatattattatttgttaaatggcagccaagcatcgattatCATGTCCCCAGAATAAgcccctcgatatttattggaaaggaacatcaaccttgcactttcaccaccctgtgaagttcatcatataTTATtgcatctgtagcctaataaactgcatggtttcctgagtcatagtgggaggaccacacaacatgtcatcgcgtgactccaagtttacttggATATTATGGTTATaatatcaatatttgcacataaaagCGTTTCCACCGACATTTCTCGCGTAAttcattttaccgacacaaaaagatcccaccttgtctagcgtatTTTATTTTGTCAACATGTGGAATGGTTaccgatttttatatatatatatatgaatccAATTCTCAACGGAATGCTGGTATATCTCACATGCACTAAAATACCCACTTGGCTAAATGATCTTGCAGTGATCAAAGCCTTACAGAAACACTGAGGTAGAGAAGCTTGAAGGGTTGTGAGAGTCCATGAAGGAAGGCTTCGTTAATGTCAAAACCATTACAGACAATCAGTAATTCACAGGAGGTTGGAGGCACCTTAATGCGGCGAGCGGGCTATAAGTGTATCCGTCAACCTTCAAAGAACCAAAATGGCTTTTAAGTAAAACTTTTACAATTTATCCGAGGATCTTTCATGTTGTGTGGAGACACATCAGGCCTCAGTAACTGCAGATGGTAGGAGATTGATTTTGGTGCCAGGGCTCTGTGGCCACCCACCACCAATCATGCGTCAGCAGCGGTAGGTGACCACAGATCAGTCTCAGCAGTACCATTTTTAATCTGgacattttttaattttacctttattttactaggcaagtcagttaagaacaaattcttattttcaatgacggcctaggaacagtgggttaactgcctgttcaggggcagaacgacagatttgtaccttgtcagctcggggattcgaacttgcaacctttcggttactagtccaatgctctaaccactaggctaccctgccgccccaggaaaTCAGGCTCCATGTCCCGGCCACCAGCGAGGCCCCATCCCACCCTGCCAAGGAGCCAACTCGACTCATAATGGTGCCAGTCAGCAGGGAGCGATCCGTCTGCCAAAAGACGTGTCACAGCCTTGCTAGAGAAAGGATGAATGGAGAAATCAATCTATACCATCTATGGAGGCAAATGAAATGGACTTGGAATAATAACTAGGAATATAAAATATGATGGTCCTACAATTCTCTAATTTAACAATTATGGAAGCAATTTGAATGGACTTGGACAAATAACTACAGAATTATAGTCATACAATGTAGCCTTGTAATTGAACTACTACATAATGGTTTTTATAATTGGCACGGTTTAAGTTTTGGATACAGCTCATTTCGTTGACATGGAATTGAATGTTGATGGATGAGTTCTACTTCATAGGACTTGAGGGTAAATTAAATATATTCGAGTTTTTAAACAGGGTCTATACATTGTATACATTAATCATTTTGGATCACTATATAAAGACAACTAGCCTATTATGCACAATCGAATGAGATGCACAttattttgtacagatgaaaacAACATCAAATAGCCTGTTTGAAATTGGATTCAGTGAAGCCAAGTCCCAAAAAAATCATTAGGTATTGGACATGCTCATCATTTACATTGACCGTTTGATTCTTCAACAATCCTAGAATCATGGGCCGTTTTTAAAGCGGCAACACACTCCATAatacagacaacactacacttCATATTGAAAAGGGCAACACTCTAATCTGTTCCTTGCATTTATGGCAAATATCTCCATTTGCATTGGAGGTTGCGTTGAAAAAGGGACAGATTTTCACAGAATATCTCATTTTGAACTGTATGATGAACGCTTTCCAGTCCATTGGAGAAATAACTGTGACCTTCACCCTGTAACCAGGTAGTTGTCTCTGTCAATCAGTCGAAAACAGTCTCACACGCTGTCACAGAGGACAGGCTCTTGCTCTTGGTTAGTTTATCGCCTAAATTGGCGTACTTTCTCGATGCGCCCATCTCTGCGCTGCGATTCACTGATTGCGCTCTGCTATATGGCACGACTTTGGGCACTGAGATGCCGCCCATAGGCATGGAGGACTGCTGTGGCAACAGACTGCACACTGACGACAGTTTCAGTCGGTAGCTTTTCCTGAACCGTTTCGCAGACCTGTGCAAATTCCCCACGAAACAATAACAGAGCGGGTTGAGAGCGGAGTTGGTCAGACCCAACCATAGCGCAAATGGTCTCCCGTGAAGAATCCACTCGTGGTTGACCTGGTTCACATCATCCTCATTCTTTAAAGATGCAGCCATGTTCAAGTCTAACCATATGTCCACTACATACAGAGGTAGCCAGGACAGTGTGAAAAGCACAACTAGTGACAGCACCATCTTGGCTATCCTTTTACGCACTTTGAGGCGGGACAGTGATAGCTTAACGCCAAATGTATTTGAATCTTGCGTCCGTTTGTCGTCGGTGCCCCACAGCTTCCAGCCGGTCAGCACGCTTATAACCAGGTTAAACAACACCGGAAAGCCgtagagagagcaaaagagcaGGAAGCTATATCTCTGTTTCAGTTTGACTTCGTTCCAGCTCTCCACGCACACAGTGACGGTGATGTCCAGCAGCGACAGAGTCTGGGTGGTATTCATGAAGAGGAGCGGTATGCACAACCCCGACGACACGCTCCACACCACACAGATCATACACAGTATCCGCCGCCCGGTAAAAAAAGAACGGGCGTGGAGAGGATTGTGCACGCTGTAGTAGCGGTTCAGACTGATCACAGCCAGGCTCAGGACGCTCGCAGACACCGATACCGCTTGAACGAACGGCACGGTGCGGCACAGAAACTCACCGAACACCCAGGCGTTGTAGACCTGGAGTCCCAGGTTAactggcatgcacacacacaccaccatcatGTCGCACACCGCCAAGTTTACCAGCAGTCTGCGGGTCGCCGACACTCCCGCCAGACCCGTCCTCTTTCGGGTGAGGACCAGGAGAGCCATAATGTTCCCTCCAAGCCCCGCGAGGAAGGACAGGGAGTACATAACCACCAACACGATGGTGCTCGGTTCGTGTCCCGAAAATAAGAACAATTCCGGGTAGGGGTTGTTATCCTCCTGTAAACTCCAGTTGTGCTCATGTTGAGGTCCCAAAATTGAAAGATTTGTTGAAAATGAATGTCCAAAATTGGAGTAAAAATTCGTTAGATTCATCTCCCGCTTGTTCTCACATCGTTTGCGCTGTGTGGAGTGTCCAATTCAGATACGCACACAGGTGAGACCCAGAGAGATGCTCTGCGCTCCGCCCCTGTTCTAGTTGTGAGATTGGGATTACATCCATACATCTAGAGTTAGTTGTCGCCTTGCCGAAAGAGATCATAATAGTCCAATACCCAGGCATTTAACAGAAAAACAGTATACACATTTCGCCACCGAAGTGCGGTCCTCCTCGATATTACTCGACTGGAGCGCGCGCAGAATGTTCATTCGGACCCTGCCCAATACCATATTTATCTGTGTGACTAGAGGAAGCAGGAGCTGCACTGTCCCGCGCTCGTACTCATACCTGGCCTCCTCTTTGTCCTCGTTCCCTCTCCTACATCTGACAGGAATGGATAGATGACAGCTAACTCTTTTGACAGGATCAATTAATCTTACTTAAGCTACTGAATCTGATCAGTGAACGGAAAGTGAGTGTAAGAGGGCAGATGAGAGGTGGAAGGTTTTTGGAATGGAACATAGCCAGaaatgaatctctctctctctctctctctcacctgtgctGTGTGAAGTAGGGTTGCTGTGGCAAAAATATATAGCCATCTGCAACACCAGTCTGTAGGCCTACTTAATTAAGTGTATAGAGATTATGTTAGCGGGAGACTGTGTTCTCCTCATGCCCAAACCTTGCTCTGACAATCAGTGCCATGCTCAAAGTGCCAGGTCACATTttcagagcatgcacagatcaGCTGGCAGGTATTTTCACAGTCATTGTCAACCTTGTCCTAGTCTGTCATCTCCACGTGTTTTAAAATGATAACCATTAGTCCTGTTCAGAAGAACTCTAAGGTGTCATGCCACAAtgattaccgccctgtagcactcacatctgtaatcatgaagtgttttgaaaagCTGGTTATTGCACACCTCAACTCCATCCTCCcagtcaccctagacccactccaaattgCATACAGCCCCAACAGATTCAATCATGCACACTCACATGACtctaaacactcacacacactgacactccaacacacacataacatgcacacacactcacatataatcttcatttacgctgctgctactctgtttatcatacatcctgatgcctagtcaccttacccctatacctATCTACCTATATCCCTGCATtctaaatatggtattggaactgaccctgtatatggcttcttactttctcgtgtttttcttaattttaattttaattcctCTTCTGTTTTTTTTCTACCCTGTTATTTTCAGtactacattgatattgattactgcattattGGCTTTAGAGCTTGCATGAAAGGCATTTCATTGTACTTGTGCACTTGACATTAAAACTTGTTAAAGAACGCCaatcctcctctagtctcctttCTTCTTGACATTTAAATGTCACTAGCAGCACCCTGCCCTAAAGGTTCTGATTAATGCAATTCAATGCAATTTAATCTTTCATGACTTGTAAGCATAGAAACATAATTGTATTATATGCAAATGCATGCAAGTGGGGTCACGGAAAGACTTGTCAGTCTACTCATTTAGAATCCACAAGGGTCCACTTTGTGTGACGCTTTTCACCCGTGGTGGAGTCTTGTTTAGCGCTTTTCGTACAGTTGTGGTGTCTCTCCAAGGCCCTGAAATCGGATCTTCGGGCACCATCTGATAGACACACAATTGTTACCACAGATTATATTGAGTATCCATTTTACCTGGGCCTTGTCCCATAGACGGGTTGCCTGACAACGTCACAAAAATGATGTGCACTGGGCCATTTACTTATATGCACATGTATTTGATGGGGCAGAAGGCCATGTGTTATGATTCTGAAtggtcagatagctagcaacaatgacaagaagctgccatgttTCAGCTAGTTGTATCTTGTTCTTGAAACCATGTTTTGTTATAAGATGTTTTTACTTATGTCATGTCTATGCTAATGTGGCAAAAaaatcactagctagctaaccaacaccTGTAAGGTTGTATTTGAGACACAAGTGCTTATTGTGTAAATGCATTtctgttttcaataaacatttggagACTAAATATAGTTCACGTTGTCAATAATCCTTTGGAGTTGACAGTTTTGTCCCAAAGTTGCACACACattggttttgttgctaaacaacccagcgtctatatactgtagttagccTACAACATATAGACTATAGGCTTATCTGTTTTGGATCATATAGACATTCTACAGATTCAAAATGGTCCAGGAAATGTTTATTTAAATTATGATAGCATGATCTCTCTTAGCAACCATTACATTCGGAACACCAAAAAGCGATAATAATAAAACATGCACAACACAGCGGAATATCAAGTGGCCAATAACTGGGCTTGAACTGTACTTGAGCATTTGTAATGCCTTTGTAATGGCTATTCCTGTTCAATGAAAAACAACTTCAGTGGGTGAATGGTTAATAAAAATGCCACTCTAGCATGACGAAGGACCTGACACGAGACAGCCGATGTGAGAGGGTcagaataacacaatagaactCACCATTAGCGACCTAGCCTTAAtccctgtgtgtactgtatgtcaaCCCACTCATTGTGACATCATCAGCCTGTTCTGGTGAGGTGTTACTACACgctgaacaaaactataaacgcaacatgtggttggtcccatgtttcatgagctgaaaatgCAAGTATGAAAATGCACTCACTGCTGTAAATGGCTCCGGGTAAGATCGTCTGTAAAAAGTTCATctataaaagcgtctgctaaatgtctGAAAAGTCAGTGCTAGTATGAACAGACAAGTGCAAGTGTTTGTGCAGGAAAGGCAAGGCTatttgttttttgtgtgttttttaagGCCAGGTCATAACTGGTGGCGCACAGTTTTGTATTTTCATGTAATGTGATTGGTGCTTTTTGGGTCCAATTTTGAACTGCTTTCTGAATTGCACTAATGAAAATGTAGATTCATATTTAGAGTATGTCTGGACATGTAAAATAATGGACTATGGCTTACCATAGGTTCTTTACCATTTAAAGCAGcgatctgcagttgctacatcaatTTCTTGActtacaaatgaataaaatgtgccctgtatatacaaaagtatgtggacactccttcaaatgagtggattcgactATTCCAACCACACCCATtactgacaggtatataaaatcgagcacacagccatgcaatctccatagacaaacattgacagtataatggtcttactgaagagctgagtgactttcaatgtggcaccgtcataggatgccacctttccaacaagtcagttcgtcaattTTCTGCCCTGCTAAATCTGCCCCAGTGAACTGATTAATTGgccaatatttatatatatatttgtaataatgacaattgcaaaaatactgaatgaacaacgAACACTTTtaatttaatataatacataaataaaatatatttagtctcaaataaatattgaaatgtgttcaatttggtttaaataatgcaaaaacactgtgttggagaagaaagtaaaagtgcaatatgtgccatgtaaaaaagctaacatttaagttccttgctcagaacatgagaacatatgaaagctggtggttcaatattcccatttcttcaatattcccagttaagaagttttagtttgtagttattataggatttATGACGCATCAACAAtttcatagacttaattataatataataaacacagaaatacgagcctttggtcattaatatggtcaaatctggaaactataatttcaaaaacaaaacgtttattctttcagtgaaatacagaaccgttccgtattttatcgaacggatgacaaccctaagtctaaatattgctgttacattgcactcccttcaatgttatgtcatagttaTGTAAAATTCGGACAAATTAATTACGATCTTTGTTAGGAagaacgagccaggcggcccaaactgttgcaaacacgctgactctgcttgcactgaactcaagagaagtgacacaatttccctagttaatatttccTTCTAACATTAATTTAATTGAACTAAAtatgccatttaaaaaaaatatacttctgtgtactgattttaagaaaggcattgatggtcatggttaggtacatttgtgcaacgattgtgcttttttcgcgaatgcgcttttgttaaatcatcacccgtttggcgaagttgaagtaggctgtgattcgatgacaaattaacaggcaccgcattgattatatgcaacgcaggacaagctagataacctagtaatatcatcaaccatgtgattatgtgaaaattgattgttttttataagataagtttaatgctagctagcaacttaccttggctccttgcagccacaaggtccataagacgctgcactcgcgtaacaggttgtcacgttctgaccatagttcttttgtgttttccttgttttagtgttggtcaggacgtgagctgggtgggcattctatgttgtgtgtctagtttatccgtttctatgtatggcctgatatggttctcaatcagaggcaggtgttagtcattgtctctgattgggaaccatatttaggtagcttgttttgtgttggggtttgtgagtggttgtttcctgtctttgtgttctctgcaccagataggactgtttcgggttttgccgcgtttgttattttgtatttgtatagtGTTCACGTTATCAtcttttattaaacatgttgaacacgaACTATGCTGCATTtaggtcctcctctccttcgacggaagaaaaccgttacacaggtggtcagcctgccaggCAGTTTCCTTGTGGGATGCAATGTAATCTgccataatcggcatccaaaaaggcagattaccgattgttatgaacttGAAATCGGTCCTAattaatattttatatttgagattcttcaaagtagccaccctttgtcttggcattctctcaaccataagttagtcacctggaatgcatttcaatcaacAGGTTTTCCTTGTTAAAAGGTcatttatggaatttctttccttcttaatgcgtttgagcccatcagttgtgttgtgacaagataggagaggtatacagaagatagccccatttggtaaaagaccaagtccattttatggcatgaacagctcaaataagcaaagagaaataacaatccattattactttaagacatgaagttatgttaatccagaacatttcaagaacttttaaagtttcttcaagtgcagttgcaaaaaccatcaagttctatgataaaactggctctcatgaggaccaccacaggaaaggaagacccatcattttctctgctgcagaggttaagttcattagagttcccagcctcagaaattgcagctcaaataaatgcttcagtgagttcaagtaacagacacatctcaacatcaactgttcagaggagactgcgtgaatcaggccttcatggtcgaattgcatggctaccacagcattctgcatggctaccacagcatgccTACCAGCagcgatacgtcatcccatccggtttgcgcttagtggggctatcatttgtttttcaacaggacaatgacccaacacacctccaggctgtgtaaaggctacttgaccaagaaggagtgtgacggagtgctgcatcagatgatctggcctccacaatcacccaacctcaacccaattgagatggtttgggatgagttggaccgcagagtgaagggaaagcagccaacaactccttcaagactgttggaaaaacattccaggtgaagccggttgagagaatgccaagcgtgtgcaaagctgccatcaaggcaaagggtgcctactttgaagaataaaaaatataaaacacatttagatttgtttaccactttattggttactacttgattccatatgtgttatttcatcatgttgatgtcttcactattatactacaatgtagaaaattgtaaaaataaagaaaaaatgtgtaatgagtaggtgtgtccaaacttttgactggtactgtatatatatatatatatacagttatatatatatacagtatatatatatatatatacagttgaagtcggaagtttacatacactcaggttggagtcattaaaactcattttggttaggacatctactttgtgcatggcacaagtaatttttccaacaattgtttacagccagattatttcacttataattcactggatcacaattccagtgggtctgaagtttacatacactaagttaactgtgcctttaaacagcttggaaagttccagaaaattatgtcatggctttagaatattctgataggctaattgacataatttgagtcaattggaggtgtacctgtggatgtatttcaaggcctaccttcaaactcagtgcctctgcttgacatcattggaaaatccaaataaatcagccaaaacctcagcaaaaaaattgtagacctcctcaagtctggttcatccttgggagcaatttccaaacgcctgaaggtaccacgttcatctgtacaaacaatagtacacaagtataaacaccatgggaccacgcagctgatggcatcatgaggcaggaagtttatgtggatatattgaagcaacatctcaagacatcagttaggaagttaaagcttggtcgcaaatgagtcttccaaatggacatcgaccccaagcacacttacaaagtcgtggcaaaatggctgaaggacaacaaagtcaaggtattggagtggccatcacaaagccctgacctcaatcctatggaaaatttgtggacagaactgaaaaggtgtgtgcgaggcctacaaacctgactcaattacaccatctctgtcaggaggaatgggccaaaattcccctaacttattgtgggaagcttgtggaaggctacccaaaaacttctgacccactgggaatgtgacaaaataaataaagctgaaataaatcattctctctactattattctgacattttacgttcttaaaataaagtgttgatcctaactgacctaaagacagggaattcttaagaggattaaatgtcaggaattgtgaaaaacttagttaaaatgtatttggttaaggtgtatgtaaacttccgacttcaactgtatatatatgtagtattttaaaaaataaacaatgtTTTTCAGGacagtctttcaaagataattagtaaaaatccaaataacttcacagatctttattgtaaagggtttaaacagtgtttcccatgcttgttcaatgaaccataaacaattaatgaacatgcccCTGTGGAACGGTTATtaggacactaacagcttacagatggtaggcaattaaggtcacagttatgaaaacttaggacactaaagaggcctttctactgactctgaaaaacactaaaagaaagatgcccagggtccctgctcatctgcgtgaacatgccttaggcatgttgcaaggaggcatgaggactgcagatgaggCCAGGGCAataattgcaatgtccgtactgtgaaacgcctaagacagcgctacagggagaccggATGGACAGCTgttcgtcctcgcagtggcagaccacgtgtaacaacatctgcacaggatcggtacatccgaacataacacctgcgggacaggtacaggatggcaacaacaactgcccgagttacactaggaacgcacaatccctccatcagtgctcagactgtacgcaataggctgagagaggctggactgagggcttgtaggcctgttgtaaggcaggtcctcaccagacatcaccggcaacaacgtcacccatgggcacaaacccaccgtcgctggaccagacaggactggcaaaaagcgCTCTTCACTtacaagtcgcggttttgtctcaccaggggtgatggtcggattcgcgttttttgtcaaaggaatgagcgttacaccgaggcctgtactctggagcgtaGCGTGATAGATTTGGAGGTGGAGTCTCCGtcatgtgtcacagcatcatcagactgagcttgttgtcattgcaggcaatcaatgctgtgcgttacagggaagacatcctcctccctcatgtggtacccatcctgaccctccagcatgacaattccaccagccatactgttcgttctctgcgtgatttcctgcaagacaagaatgtcagtgttctgccatggccagcgaagagcccggagagtgagggtaacatctcacagcaagaactggcaaatctggtgtagtccatgaggaggagatgcactgcagtacttaatgcagctggtggccacaccagatactgactgttactattgattttgatcccccccccccccccctttgttcagggacacattattcaatttctgttagtcacatgtctgtggaacttgttcagttcatgtctcagttgttcaatctcgttatgttcatacaaatatgtacacatgttaagtttgctgaaaataaatgcagttgacagtgagaggacatttctttttttgctgagtttatatataaactgtgtgtatgtgtatatgattCTTGAAAAATATAATTTTACAGCTGTAGGATCTAAATTTGATCAGTCTTTTGTTGATAAAATAAATGGAAATGCAACTTTGCAGtctatttgaggtttaaaaaggcttccacTCTGAAATGtaagacttgattttccctttttTGTACGggttgaaaaatgtatcaacccgtacaaaaatgtccattaattataatccacataatttacatttcctgttgctgcaggattatatttcctactgtagcaaactagctcaaattaagatcctacaactGTCATATCccttcagaacccaaaatataagcttgttttgtaaatgtaaacaaacattgtATACCCTCAAAAAATGCTTAGAGGATTGGCCCTTTAAAGGATTGGCATGGGAATGGGA from Oncorhynchus nerka isolate Pitt River linkage group LG16, Oner_Uvic_2.0, whole genome shotgun sequence includes:
- the LOC115144490 gene encoding gastrin/cholecystokinin type B receptor-like; this encodes MNLTNFYSNFGHSFSTNLSILGPQHEHNWSLQEDNNPYPELFLFSGHEPSTIVLVVMYSLSFLAGLGGNIMALLVLTRKRTGLAGVSATRRLLVNLAVCDMMVVCVCMPVNLGLQVYNAWVFGEFLCRTVPFVQAVSVSASVLSLAVISLNRYYSVHNPLHARSFFTGRRILCMICVVWSVSSGLCIPLLFMNTTQTLSLLDITVTVCVESWNEVKLKQRYSFLLFCSLYGFPVLFNLVISVLTGWKLWGTDDKRTQDSNTFGVKLSLSRLKVRKRIAKMVLSLVVLFTLSWLPLYVVDIWLDLNMAASLKNEDDVNQVNHEWILHGRPFALWLGLTNSALNPLCYCFVGNLHRSAKRFRKSYRLKLSSVCSLLPQQSSMPMGGISVPKVVPYSRAQSVNRSAEMGASRKYANLGDKLTKSKSLSSVTACETVFD